A window of Cellulosimicrobium protaetiae genomic DNA:
CGATCATCCCCGAGATCCAGCCGAAGGCCGCCGGGACGCGGGGCGGAGGCAACAGGTTCCGCGCGAGCGCGAGCGCCAGCGGGAACGTCGCCGTGCTCACGCCCTGCACCACCCGGGCACCGAGGAGCACCCCGAGGCTCGGCGCGGCGGAGGCGACGATCGTCGCGGCGGCGAAGACGGCGAGCGTCGTGAGGAGCACGCGCCGGTGGCCGAACCGGTCGCCGAGGTTGCCGACCACCGGGGCGAGCACGGCGCCGGCGAGGAGGAAGGCGGTGAGGATCCACCCCGTCCCTTGCGGACCGGCGTCGAGCTCGCGCCCGAGCGTGGGGAGCGCGGGCACCACGAGCGTCTGCATGAGCGAGAACGCGAGCACGACGACGCTGAGCGCGGCGGTCACGAGGGCCGGCTGCGGGGCCGTGCCCTCCGCGACGCCCGCGCTCGCGGGAGGGGCGTCGGCGGGTACCGGCGAGCGCGCCGCGTCGTGGGTCGGCGTGTCGAGGGTCGGCGTGTCGGAGGTCGTGGTGCGGCGGGTGGGCACGGGGCTCGCTCTCGGACGGGATCAGTTATCGGAACGGAGATTCCGTTCCGGCTCGCGATCGTACCCCCTCCGGGCTACGGTGACGCCATGCCCGACGTCGTACCCGCCCCGCCCCCGCTCCCCGGCCGCCAACGCGAGGCCCGCGCCAACGACACGGCGATCCTCGCCGCCGCGCGCGAGGTCTTCGCGCTGCAAGGCCACGGGGCGCCGATCTCGGAGGTCGCGCAGCGCGCGGGCGTGGGCGTGGGCTCGGTCTACCGGCGCTACCCCACCAAGGAGGCGCTCGTCGAGGCGCTCCACGTCGCGGCGGTCCAGGAGGTCGCGGACCTCGCCTCGACGGTGGCGGACGCACGGCAGGCGGCATCCGGTTCGGACGACGCGCGCGACGACGGCGCCGTCGCGACCTTCCTGGCACGGCACATCACGGATGCCACCGGCCCGCTGCTCCGCCCCCCGGGCGCCCAGAGCCCCATCCCGCCCGAGCTCGCGGCGGCGTCGGACCGGCTCCGCGCAGGTCTGGACCGCCTCATCGCCCTCGACCGCGCGGAGCGCCGCGTCCCCGACGGCTTCACCCCCGCCGACGTCATGCAGCTCGTGGTCCACCTGCGGCCGCCGCTCCCGCTCCCCCGCGCGGAGTCGGACGCGCTGCACCTGCGCTACCTCGGGCTCGTGGTGCGCGGTCTGCGCGAGCAGGCCGCGGCCGACGCCCGGCTCGAGGACGGGCCGGGCTGGGACGAGTGGGTCGGCGCCTGGCACGACTGACCGCGGCCCTCCGGGGACGCTGCGGCGCTCGTGCGCTACCCGGCCGGGGCGTGCCGGTCCAGGAACGCGTACACCTCGGTGGTGTCGACACCGGGGAACGCGCCGGTCGGCATCGCGGCGAGCATCGACGCGTGCGGTCGGGCGCTCGGCCACGACTGCCCGGCCCAGCGGTCGGAGAGCGCGTCCGGCGGGCGGCGGCAGCACGCGCCGTCGGGGCAGCGGGAGACCAGACGCTCGGTCGTGTCGCGGCCCAGGAACCACTTCACGTGCGCGAACGGCACACCGACGCTCACCGAGAACTCACCGTCCGCGGACGCCTGCACGCGCGAGGTGCACCAGTAGGTGCCGCTCGGGGTGTCCGTGTACTGGCTGAACGGGCTGAGCCGGTCCTCGACCGCGAACACCGTGCGCGCGGTCCAGCTCCGGCACACGTACTGCCCCTCGACGGCGCCCAGCGGATCGGCCGGGAAGCGCACACCGTCGTTCTCGTACGCCTTGTGGATGACACCCGACTCGTGGACCTTCATGAAGTGCACCGGGATGCCGAGGTGCTTCGTCGCGAGGTTCGTGAACCGGTGCGCCGCCGTCTCGTACGACACGGCGAACGCGTCGCGCAGGTCCTCGATCGAGATCTCGCGTGCGTCCTTCGCGGCCCGCAGCGCCTTGACCGCGTGGCGCTCGGGCAGCAGGAGCGCCGCCGCGAGGTAGTTGGCCTCGACCCGCTGGCGCAGGAACTCGCGGTAGTCGCGCGGCTCCGCGTGACCGAGCACGTGCGGCGCGAGCGCCTGGAGCAGCGCTGACGTCGCGTTGGACCGCCCACGCATCCCGTTGCTCGGCAGGTAGACGCGGCGGTGGCGCAGGTCGAGCACCGAGCGGGTCGAGTGCGGCAGGTCGCCCACGTAGTGCAACGTGAAGCCGAGGTGCGCCGCGATGTCCGCCGCGACCCGCTGCGGGAGCGGCCCGCCCGCGTGACCGACGCCGTCGAGCAGCTGCGCTGCCGCGTCCTCGAGCTCGGGGAAGTAGTTGTCCTGCGCGCGCATGGTCGCGCGCAGCTCCGCGTTGGCGCGACGCGCCTCCTCGGGGGTCGCGGCGCGCTCGGTGTGCAGGCGCTGGAGCTCGCGCTCGAGCGCGACGATGGTCTCGAGCGCGTCGGTGGGCAGCGACTTGCCGACGCGCACCGGGCGCAGGCCGAGCGCGTCGAAGAGCGGGCCGCGCTGCGCGCGCTCCAGCTCGATCTCGAGCGCGTCCCGGCGCGACGGCGCCTCGGGCGAGAGCAGGTCGTCGAGGCTCGCGCCGAGCGCCCGCGCGACAGCCTGGAGCAGGGCGAACTTCGGCTCGCGCTTGCCGTTCTCCAGGAGCGACACCTGGGACGGCGCACGCCCGATCGCCGCGCCGAGCTCGTCGAGCGTGAGGCCCCGCGCGGTGCGCAGGTGCCGGATCCTGCGGCCGATCGTCAGGGCGTCGGGCTCGCTCTCGAGCGGAATATCCGCATGTTCCGCGATTCCGGCCGGTCGCGTCGTCGGGATAGCCATGACTGAGAGTGACACGCGCCACTCCTTCCGCACAAGAGAAGAACCGCGATTCTTTCGCGCGATCTGGCTTGAGACGGGGTTGTCAGCGGGAGGAAGGTCGAGGCACGGACCTCGCCGAGGTCCACCGACCGGCCCGTCCGGTCCGCGCAGCGCGGACCGGCGCACCACCAGGAGGCACCCGTGAACAGGCCCACCATCGTCAGCCGCCGCTCCCCGTCCGAGTACGCGGGCGGCGCCCGTCCGCTCGGCG
This region includes:
- a CDS encoding TetR/AcrR family transcriptional regulator, encoding MPDVVPAPPPLPGRQREARANDTAILAAAREVFALQGHGAPISEVAQRAGVGVGSVYRRYPTKEALVEALHVAAVQEVADLASTVADARQAASGSDDARDDGAVATFLARHITDATGPLLRPPGAQSPIPPELAAASDRLRAGLDRLIALDRAERRVPDGFTPADVMQLVVHLRPPLPLPRAESDALHLRYLGLVVRGLREQAAADARLEDGPGWDEWVGAWHD
- a CDS encoding helix-turn-helix transcriptional regulator, which translates into the protein MAIPTTRPAGIAEHADIPLESEPDALTIGRRIRHLRTARGLTLDELGAAIGRAPSQVSLLENGKREPKFALLQAVARALGASLDDLLSPEAPSRRDALEIELERAQRGPLFDALGLRPVRVGKSLPTDALETIVALERELQRLHTERAATPEEARRANAELRATMRAQDNYFPELEDAAAQLLDGVGHAGGPLPQRVAADIAAHLGFTLHYVGDLPHSTRSVLDLRHRRVYLPSNGMRGRSNATSALLQALAPHVLGHAEPRDYREFLRQRVEANYLAAALLLPERHAVKALRAAKDAREISIEDLRDAFAVSYETAAHRFTNLATKHLGIPVHFMKVHESGVIHKAYENDGVRFPADPLGAVEGQYVCRSWTARTVFAVEDRLSPFSQYTDTPSGTYWCTSRVQASADGEFSVSVGVPFAHVKWFLGRDTTERLVSRCPDGACCRRPPDALSDRWAGQSWPSARPHASMLAAMPTGAFPGVDTTEVYAFLDRHAPAG